One stretch of Rhipicephalus sanguineus isolate Rsan-2018 chromosome 10, BIME_Rsan_1.4, whole genome shotgun sequence DNA includes these proteins:
- the LOC119372149 gene encoding ubiquitin carboxyl-terminal hydrolase 14, which translates to MYKVKVKWGKETYQNVEVDTREEPMLFKAQLFALTGVEPDRQKVLIKGSVLKDHDWGNIQLKDGAVVLLMGTKEALPSEPAEKPVFMEDMSENELATALDLPAGLTNLGNTCYMNATVQCLLTVPELKEALKKFQGELFLMRSSGSNPQSVTAAMRDLHGLMEKSAVVPPIVLLQVLHTAFPRFAEKSEQGGFAQQDANECWTEVVRMLQQKLPPIDQPASETAPPPVQKYNNFVDQYFGGVFDVTLKCMESEEEPEARTKEHFLQLSCFISQDVKYMMAGLKSKLSETINKMSPTLNKDCEYKKTSTISRLPAYLTIQFVRFFYKERGAVNAKILKDIKFPLQLDVFELCSEELQQKLIPMRTKFKELEDRKMDVAQKLNLQHPDDANKPHKETKQEPFSFADDPGSNNSGFYSLQAVLTHKGRSTSSGHYVAWIRRKEDEWFKCDDDKVSVVTSEEILKLSGGGDWHTAYVLLYGPRILEVEAD; encoded by the exons ATGTACAAAG TCAAGGTGAAGTGGGGCAAGGAGACGTACCAAAACGTGGAAGTGGACACCCGAGAGGAGCCCATGCTGTTCAAGGCGCAGCTGTTTGCTCTGACGGGTGTGGAGCCTGACCGGCAGAAGGTGCTCATCAAGGGCTCCGTGCTCAAG GACCATGACTGGGGAAACATACAGCTCAAAGAT GGTGCAGTGGTGCTTCTCATGGGTACCAAGGAAGCACTGCCGTCTGAGCCTGCCGAGAAACCAGTCTTCATGGAGGACATGTCTGAGAACGAGCTTGCCACTGCG CTGGATCTGCCGGCCGGCCTGACCAACCTGGGCAACACATGCTACATGAACGCTACCGTCCAATGCCTGCTCACCGTGCCTGAACTCAAGGAGGCACTCAAGAA GTTCCAGGGGGAGCTGTTCCTTATGCGATCATCTGGCTCGAACCCGCAGTCCGTGACGGCTGCCATGCGCGACCTCCACGGTCTCATGGAGAAGTCGGCCGTGGTGCCTCCCATCGTGCTGCTCCAGGTGCTGCACACAGCCTTCCCCCGGTTTGCCGAGAAGTCCGAGCAGGGAGGCTTTGCTCAGCAG GATGCGAATGAGTGCTGGACGGAGGTGGTGCGAATGCTCCAGCAGAAGCTGCCACCCATCGACCAGCCAGCCTCTGAGACTGCGCCCCCGCCGGTGCAGAAGTACAACAACTTTGTCGACCAGTACTTCGGCGGCGTCTTTGACGTCAC GCTAAAGTGCATGGAGTCCGAGGAGGAGCCCGAGGCGCGGACCAAAGAACACTTTCTCCAGTTGAGCTGCTTCATCTCTCAAG ATGTCAAGTACATGATGGCTGGCCTTAAAAGT AAACTTTCAGAAACCATTAACAAGATGTCGCCCACATTAAACAAGGACTGTGAATACAAGAAAACG AGCACCATCAGTCGGCTTCCCGCGTACCTAACCATCCAGTTTGTCCGTTTCTTCTACAAGGAGAGGGGAGCCGTCAATGCCAAGATCCTCAAG GACATCAAGTTCCCGCTCCAGCTGGACGTGTTTGAGCTGTGCTCGGAGGAACTCCAGCAGAAGCTCATCCCCATGCGGACCAAGTTCAAGGAGCTCGAGGACCGCAAGATGGACGTCGCACAAAAG CTCAATCTCCAGCACCCTGACGATGCGAACAAGCCACACAAGGAGACCAAGCAGGAGCCATTCTCATTCGCAGATG ACCCAGGCTCGAACAACAGCGGCTTCTACTCGCTCCAGGCTGTGCTGACGCACAAAGGCCGCTCCACGTCCAGTGGTCACTACGTTGCCTGGATACGCAGGAAAGAAG